The Patescibacteria group bacterium genome includes a region encoding these proteins:
- a CDS encoding NAD(P)-dependent oxidoreductase: MRLYRSHPRVVVTGALGNIGTIICPVLLRKYPVTCIDINQKSNKSVKRVNIAREYHKLYTLVKGHDVLIHLAWNVAEDYPNEHSVADNKVMLENIFRAAVAAGVRRVILASSVHADTYHLMREGEKTTSTIPIPDTPYGASKVYGERLGNYYAVHHNLEVVCIRFGGVNTTNEIRYNEDPLYDRVILYHQDCVSVILKAVQIKKIPGRFTTFYAVSNNPGRIHSVKNAIGWKPEYPQ, from the coding sequence ATGAGATTATATCGTTCGCATCCCCGAGTAGTGGTAACCGGAGCCTTGGGTAATATTGGCACAATTATCTGCCCTGTTTTACTGCGTAAATACCCCGTTACCTGCATTGATATAAATCAGAAGAGTAACAAATCGGTTAAACGTGTTAACATCGCCCGGGAATATCATAAGCTGTATACGCTCGTTAAAGGCCACGATGTGCTCATCCATTTAGCCTGGAACGTTGCTGAAGATTATCCAAACGAGCACAGTGTAGCCGACAACAAAGTAATGCTGGAAAATATTTTCCGAGCTGCAGTAGCAGCGGGTGTACGACGAGTTATTCTTGCCAGCTCTGTTCACGCAGATACATACCATTTAATGCGTGAAGGTGAGAAAACAACAAGTACGATCCCAATTCCTGATACACCCTACGGAGCCAGTAAGGTGTATGGTGAACGCTTGGGAAATTATTATGCGGTACATCACAACCTCGAAGTTGTTTGTATTCGTTTCGGGGGTGTGAATACGACAAACGAGATTCGATACAACGAAGATCCCTTATATGATCGCGTGATATTATATCATCAGGATTGTGTGAGTGTGATCTTAAAAGCTGTGCAGATAAAAAAGATACCGGGACGTTTTACGACATTTTATGCCGTTTCCAATAATCCCGGACGAATACACAGCGTAAAGAATGCTATTGGATGGAAACCAGAATACCCCCAATAG
- a CDS encoding DegT/DnrJ/EryC1/StrS family aminotransferase: protein MTNQKTKDKLRARAVIIHQNHVLVIKRTKPGQEAYWVFPGGGVDNNETPEQAVQRECHEELGVDIRVKELFTKQSSGHPDTLGQTELFFLCEITGGILGNAFGPEYQYGTHYVGTYELVWIDVVDIRNYELRPNAVRDMIHEHYSSKQPDNNDAKAHIAQMMQKINAHLIGDEETEAVVRVLHSGILSRPEGGPVVREFQDVISRMLSQRFVNAVNSGTSALHLALSALDLQSNDEVIVPALANIADCSTVLQVGAKPIFADIEAETFNIDPKDVIKKITKHTKAVIVVHMYGQPVNLNALRIICDKHKLVLIEDCAQATGARYNGKYVGSYGDIICTSLYQTKHIVCGEGGLIATNNEKYYSHIRSDANNGINQEDLDAYDYNRLGFNYQLTDIQAAIAIEQNKRLDVNNQIRRNNANYLQKKIAGSGITFQKTDPNSEHAYFYLTGLLPAGLIEKRDMFLNRVMQLGIPIKKLYPLSLPEVELLKSSHVNDCPVSQEVTKRLFNLYVNPGLDREDLDATISAVLRAFAEINR from the coding sequence ATGACGAATCAAAAAACGAAGGATAAATTAAGAGCGCGAGCGGTGATAATCCATCAAAACCACGTGTTAGTTATAAAAAGAACCAAACCCGGACAAGAGGCATACTGGGTATTTCCTGGCGGAGGAGTCGACAATAATGAAACACCAGAACAAGCCGTTCAGAGAGAGTGCCACGAAGAGCTTGGTGTGGACATAAGAGTAAAAGAGCTATTTACTAAGCAATCGTCGGGACATCCAGACACACTGGGTCAGACTGAATTATTTTTTCTTTGCGAAATAACGGGTGGCATTCTGGGAAATGCTTTCGGACCCGAGTATCAATACGGAACTCATTATGTGGGTACCTATGAGTTAGTCTGGATTGATGTTGTCGATATCAGAAACTATGAACTTCGGCCAAACGCAGTCCGAGATATGATTCATGAACACTATAGTAGTAAACAACCGGATAACAACGATGCCAAAGCGCATATTGCTCAAATGATGCAAAAAATAAATGCGCATCTGATCGGCGACGAAGAAACCGAGGCTGTTGTACGAGTGCTACATTCCGGAATATTATCGAGACCGGAAGGAGGTCCAGTAGTCCGCGAATTTCAAGATGTGATATCTCGTATGTTATCACAGCGTTTTGTCAATGCCGTCAATTCTGGTACATCCGCGCTACATCTTGCTCTTTCTGCTTTAGATCTTCAATCCAACGATGAAGTGATCGTCCCCGCACTGGCCAATATTGCGGATTGCTCAACGGTATTACAAGTTGGAGCGAAACCGATATTCGCTGACATTGAGGCTGAAACTTTTAATATTGATCCCAAAGACGTTATAAAGAAAATCACCAAGCACACTAAGGCAGTTATCGTTGTCCATATGTATGGTCAGCCAGTCAATTTGAACGCGCTGAGGATAATCTGCGATAAACATAAGTTAGTGCTGATAGAGGATTGCGCCCAAGCTACGGGCGCGAGATATAATGGAAAGTACGTTGGTTCGTATGGTGACATCATCTGCACAAGTCTTTATCAAACGAAACATATAGTTTGCGGGGAGGGTGGCTTAATAGCCACAAATAATGAAAAGTACTACAGCCATATACGTTCGGACGCAAATAATGGCATCAATCAAGAAGATCTGGATGCGTATGACTATAATCGCCTGGGTTTTAATTACCAACTTACAGATATTCAGGCCGCGATTGCTATTGAGCAAAATAAACGGCTTGATGTCAATAATCAAATACGCCGAAATAATGCAAATTATCTGCAGAAAAAGATAGCGGGAAGTGGAATCACTTTTCAGAAAACAGATCCAAATTCTGAACACGCCTATTTTTACCTGACTGGATTACTGCCAGCAGGCCTGATAGAGAAGCGTGATATGTTTCTTAATCGGGTAATGCAATTAGGAATCCCGATAAAAAAGCTTTACCCGCTGTCTCTGCCCGAAGTGGAGTTGTTAAAAAGCTCACACGTAAATGATTGTCCGGTATCCCAAGAGGTCACCAAGCGGCTATTTAATCTCTATGTAAACCCCGGGTTAGATAGGGAGGATCTTGATGCCACAATATCTGCAGTACTGAGAGCATTTGCAGAAATAAATCGATGA